One part of the Maridesulfovibrio bastinii DSM 16055 genome encodes these proteins:
- the rny gene encoding ribonuclease Y — MFGDFFLVLIGMILGAAGGYALHRYVNSRRIADSQGLADRIVQEARKEAEAMKKEIRLQAQDEVYALKKEQENEFKEMERGLKRQEERLQEKEERLESKLEKVTSKESDVVALEKRLIKQEKKLEELKEDLERRKDEHERRLQEVSGLTAEEAREKLMTEIESKTRHEAAKMIRAIEMEAKEEGARKARKILALAIQRYAGDYVNEQTVTAVQLPSEDMKGRIIGREGRNIRALEAATGVDLIIDDTPETVVLSAYSPLRREIAKQALERLIHDGRIHPARIEDIVQKVQQEMDVKLREIGEQATFDVGVHGIHPEIIKLIGQLHYRTSFSQNVLQHSLEVAFLCGVMAAELGIDEKMAKRAGLLHDIGKAVDHEIEGPHAIIGADLAKKHGESKEIIHAIMAHHEDVPPKSILATLVQAADSLSGARPGARKELLENYVKRLEELENLATSFDGVSKAYAIQAGREIRVMVDSERVTDDNTHMLCKDIATKIENNMTYPGQIRVTVIRERRSVGYAK; from the coding sequence ATGTTTGGAGATTTCTTTCTGGTACTGATAGGAATGATCCTGGGTGCTGCCGGCGGATACGCGTTGCATCGCTATGTGAATTCAAGGCGTATAGCCGATTCACAGGGCCTTGCAGATCGTATTGTACAGGAAGCCCGTAAAGAAGCTGAAGCCATGAAGAAAGAAATAAGGCTTCAGGCTCAGGATGAAGTATATGCTCTTAAGAAAGAGCAGGAAAATGAATTTAAAGAAATGGAGAGGGGGCTGAAGCGGCAGGAAGAGCGGCTTCAGGAAAAAGAAGAAAGGCTTGAATCCAAACTTGAAAAGGTTACCTCTAAGGAATCCGATGTTGTCGCCCTTGAAAAACGCCTGATCAAGCAGGAAAAAAAGCTTGAAGAACTCAAGGAAGACCTTGAGAGACGTAAAGATGAACATGAGCGCAGACTTCAGGAAGTATCCGGCCTTACAGCCGAAGAAGCCCGTGAAAAGCTCATGACCGAAATAGAAAGTAAAACTCGTCACGAAGCAGCCAAGATGATTCGTGCGATTGAAATGGAAGCTAAAGAGGAAGGAGCCAGAAAGGCCCGCAAAATCCTCGCTCTGGCAATTCAGAGATATGCCGGTGACTATGTCAACGAGCAGACAGTTACAGCTGTTCAGCTTCCTTCTGAAGATATGAAAGGACGGATTATCGGTAGAGAGGGCCGCAATATTCGCGCTCTTGAAGCTGCAACAGGTGTGGACCTCATTATTGATGATACTCCTGAAACAGTTGTCCTTTCAGCTTACAGCCCGCTGCGTCGCGAAATAGCCAAGCAGGCTCTTGAAAGATTGATCCATGATGGCCGCATTCATCCTGCTCGTATCGAAGATATCGTTCAGAAAGTGCAGCAGGAAATGGATGTGAAGCTGCGTGAAATCGGTGAGCAGGCTACATTTGATGTAGGTGTTCATGGAATTCATCCTGAGATAATAAAACTTATCGGTCAGCTTCATTACAGAACAAGTTTTTCCCAGAACGTGCTCCAGCATTCGCTTGAAGTTGCTTTTCTGTGCGGGGTTATGGCTGCCGAACTCGGTATTGATGAGAAAATGGCTAAAAGAGCCGGACTTCTGCATGATATCGGTAAAGCTGTCGACCATGAGATTGAAGGTCCACATGCTATCATCGGCGCTGATCTTGCTAAAAAGCATGGGGAATCCAAGGAAATCATCCATGCCATTATGGCTCACCATGAAGATGTTCCTCCCAAGTCAATTCTTGCTACTCTCGTGCAGGCTGCTGACAGCCTTTCCGGAGCCCGTCCGGGAGCACGTAAAGAACTGCTTGAAAACTACGTCAAGCGTCTTGAAGAACTTGAAAACCTTGCAACGTCCTTTGACGGTGTTTCCAAAGCCTATGCAATTCAGGCCGGTCGTGAAATCCGTGTAATGGTCGATTCCGAAAGAGTAACTGACGATAATACTCATATGCTCTGTAAGGATATTGCAACTAAGATTGAAAACAACATGACTTATCCGGGACAGATTCGCGTTACTGTTATTCGTGAACGCCGTTCCGTTGGTTATGCAAAATAA
- a CDS encoding cell division protein ZapA, producing MPRYTIPILGLEIAFKTDADKSRIEAAKAILEERFGELSKGGTDVSKEKLLTCLALSLADDYLEHSRKLDEMEEKINILLEK from the coding sequence ATGCCTCGATACACAATTCCTATACTGGGTCTTGAAATAGCTTTTAAGACCGATGCGGATAAGAGCAGAATTGAAGCCGCTAAAGCCATTCTTGAAGAAAGATTTGGCGAATTAAGCAAAGGCGGAACAGACGTCAGTAAAGAAAAATTGCTGACCTGTCTGGCCTTGAGTCTGGCTGATGATTATTTAGAACACAGCCGGAAGCTTGATGAGATGGAAGAAAAGATTAATATTCTTCTAGAGAAGTGA
- the glmU gene encoding bifunctional UDP-N-acetylglucosamine diphosphorylase/glucosamine-1-phosphate N-acetyltransferase GlmU: protein MTDFSACALVLAAGKGTRMYSDKPKVLRTLLGEPMLHYVYSALDTVFEDKIYTVVGFGAEHVEAAFPDYKSGFVLQKEQLGTGHALQTAWSSVQESGCEYCFIINGDTPLVNKVTVLDFLDAAVKDKTDLSFLTITPDEENQFGRVIRDKDLKVKAIVEAKDYDESVYGPPSGEVNAGIYCLKVSAIDGLLSRLNNENKSGEYYITDLVDLAVESEMNVTAVNCGNSIDLMGINTPYELSKAESALRFKIVDDLLRQGVVVHNCECAAVGPKAEIAPGAEITGPCEIFGKSVISSGCLVESNVFMRDAFIAEGAVIHSFSHIEKSEVGVGCSVGPYGRLRPGAVLEEGSKVGNFVEVKKSRLGKGVKASHLTYLGDSEIGAGTNVGAGTITCNYDGKNKFKTIIGENVFIGSNTAIVAPVEVGAGALIGAGSTITKKIGENELAVARGKQVNIRRHTEKS from the coding sequence ATGACTGATTTTTCAGCCTGCGCTCTGGTTCTTGCCGCCGGTAAGGGCACGCGCATGTATTCAGATAAGCCTAAGGTATTGAGAACTCTGCTTGGAGAGCCAATGCTGCACTATGTTTATTCCGCTCTCGATACGGTATTTGAGGATAAGATATATACTGTTGTCGGGTTCGGTGCTGAACATGTGGAAGCTGCTTTTCCTGATTATAAGAGCGGATTTGTTCTTCAAAAGGAACAGCTCGGGACTGGGCACGCATTGCAGACCGCATGGAGTTCTGTTCAGGAAAGTGGGTGTGAATACTGTTTTATTATCAACGGTGACACTCCTCTTGTGAATAAAGTAACTGTACTTGATTTTCTGGATGCAGCTGTAAAAGATAAGACTGATTTATCTTTTCTGACAATCACTCCTGACGAAGAGAATCAGTTCGGTAGAGTTATTCGCGACAAAGATTTGAAGGTGAAAGCAATCGTTGAAGCAAAAGATTACGATGAATCTGTTTATGGGCCTCCTAGCGGTGAAGTAAACGCAGGTATATATTGCCTTAAAGTCTCAGCGATAGATGGATTGCTTTCAAGGCTTAACAATGAGAACAAAAGCGGCGAGTATTATATCACTGATCTTGTAGATTTAGCGGTTGAAAGTGAAATGAATGTTACGGCTGTTAATTGCGGTAACTCTATTGATCTTATGGGAATTAATACTCCCTATGAACTTTCCAAGGCTGAATCTGCTCTGCGTTTTAAAATTGTTGATGATCTGCTCAGGCAGGGGGTGGTCGTTCATAATTGTGAATGTGCCGCTGTCGGCCCTAAAGCTGAGATAGCTCCTGGTGCCGAAATTACAGGTCCGTGTGAAATTTTTGGAAAAAGCGTAATCAGCTCCGGCTGTCTAGTTGAATCCAATGTTTTTATGCGTGATGCCTTTATAGCTGAAGGCGCAGTGATTCACTCGTTCAGTCATATTGAAAAATCTGAAGTTGGTGTTGGCTGCTCTGTCGGTCCTTACGGACGTTTGAGACCGGGAGCTGTGTTGGAAGAAGGTTCAAAGGTCGGGAATTTTGTTGAAGTCAAGAAATCCCGCCTGGGCAAAGGAGTCAAGGCAAGTCATCTGACCTACCTTGGAGACAGCGAAATAGGTGCTGGAACCAATGTCGGAGCCGGAACCATAACTTGTAACTATGATGGAAAAAATAAATTCAAGACCATAATCGGTGAAAATGTATTCATCGGAAGTAATACAGCCATAGTTGCTCCTGTTGAAGTCGGTGCCGGTGCTTTGATCGGTGCAGGCTCCACCATAACTAAAAAAATTGGTGAAAATGAACTTGCTGTTGCAAGGGGAAAACAGGTCAATATACGGCGTCATACCGAGAAGTCTTGA
- a CDS encoding F0F1 ATP synthase subunit epsilon produces MASKLLLEIVTPDRKVLSQEVEYLGAPGIEGEFGVLPNHIPFLSALGVGNLHYKDGGRNHYVFISGGFAEVGNNKVTVLAEVAEKAVEIDLDRARKAEEKAKARMAKAKDRIEAARAQAALQRAIARIGCKDASQKAG; encoded by the coding sequence ATGGCCAGTAAACTCCTTCTGGAAATCGTGACGCCTGATCGCAAGGTCCTTTCTCAGGAAGTCGAATACCTCGGAGCTCCTGGGATAGAAGGTGAGTTCGGTGTACTGCCGAATCATATCCCCTTCCTCTCGGCTCTTGGCGTTGGAAACCTCCATTATAAAGATGGTGGCCGCAATCATTATGTTTTCATCTCCGGCGGATTTGCTGAAGTTGGTAACAATAAAGTGACTGTCCTCGCTGAAGTAGCTGAAAAGGCCGTTGAGATCGATCTGGATCGGGCTCGCAAGGCAGAGGAAAAGGCTAAGGCCCGCATGGCCAAAGCCAAGGATCGTATCGAAGCTGCCCGCGCTCAGGCTGCTCTGCAGAGAGCTATTGCCCGCATTGGCTGTAAAGATGCATCCCAGAAGGCAGGTTGA